In Ruania zhangjianzhongii, the following proteins share a genomic window:
- a CDS encoding DUF7507 domain-containing protein, whose translation MRHVYRHARSTRRKAGWGSSVAALGAALLVVGLTGPASSADAAPEDPTAVEQSTAATESQMATDADATSTEDQPAAEEQQVNGDQPATAAGEGDAAETDATEAPVDAAAEPVRSTLAVEVTDEAGAAVPGVGFELWLESNGSTGLQRSDDTDADFDCTTAGDGTCIAGADASGAAQLDAGTYYWVQTETPDGYQAPEDGGEPAATITDDEAGTVLDPTEVTLAAVEEDEGEVSDQATDETAAADDEDAAEVDADESDSDEETATDGERTATGGSDRPAALNSEDGAMAPMSVPGASSTDGTAVINVNVGGLRTGTASNAVSGLEGVTLRLHTGNSNGPSNPVNEDWAECASDSEGDCSFTVPETQPEVGHQGECIRGWLICWEYEWIVTQPEGDNYDTRFWVLQESASDGWYANDELVVGQNSHSSSSYQFRTGSQLRAGQTYESGSDFMASGGQQTSSGIWQNSIANPQLPQTCQDGLNVALVLDLSGSMDSYLGNLKNSANGFVNALAGTNSSVALFTFAESAPRSSGTNGQNYPLMAIDAGNNQQTISNRINAYSSGGGTNWDSGLYQVAQSSTHFDLTVVITDGNATYYRNGSSTGGNGSTTNFRETEYATFSANAIKADGTRVLAVGVGDGISGSAANLSAISGPTPYSSGTPANSADYFQSSWQQLASVLSDIAKGATCQATIDVTKFTQTYGSTTWEETPGWAFDAEQQTGTSTFASIGDGTTGTEGSVEFTVQFDTMNATTTVRLTEVPNAAQQDLGWELVADRATCTVNGAGVDVEVNASGLSLTIAEIGVNDHVSCDFYNRQVLTPDIEVVKHGWDAQANELTSGSSVVSGTVITWTYEVTNTGETTLHDIAVVDDQVGTASCPATTLPPGESMTCTASGPVTALP comes from the coding sequence GTGAGGCACGTTTATAGGCATGCTCGCTCTACGCGACGCAAAGCCGGCTGGGGGAGCAGCGTTGCTGCACTCGGGGCGGCGCTGCTGGTGGTCGGGCTGACCGGCCCGGCCTCATCCGCGGATGCCGCTCCGGAGGACCCGACGGCGGTCGAGCAGAGCACCGCCGCAACCGAGAGCCAGATGGCTACGGATGCGGACGCAACGAGCACCGAGGACCAGCCGGCCGCGGAGGAGCAGCAGGTCAACGGCGACCAGCCGGCGACCGCGGCCGGCGAGGGGGACGCAGCTGAGACCGACGCGACTGAGGCACCGGTGGACGCTGCCGCCGAGCCGGTGCGTTCGACGTTGGCAGTTGAGGTTACCGATGAGGCGGGCGCGGCTGTTCCGGGTGTGGGCTTCGAGCTCTGGCTGGAGTCGAACGGCAGCACCGGGCTGCAGCGCAGCGACGACACCGACGCAGACTTCGACTGCACCACCGCGGGCGACGGCACCTGCATCGCCGGTGCGGACGCCTCCGGCGCAGCACAGCTCGACGCGGGCACCTATTACTGGGTGCAGACCGAGACCCCCGACGGCTACCAGGCTCCCGAGGACGGCGGCGAGCCGGCCGCGACCATCACTGACGACGAGGCCGGCACCGTCCTCGACCCCACCGAGGTGACCCTCGCCGCCGTCGAAGAGGACGAGGGCGAGGTGTCCGACCAGGCCACCGACGAGACGGCAGCTGCAGACGACGAGGATGCGGCTGAGGTGGATGCGGACGAGTCAGACTCGGACGAGGAGACCGCCACGGACGGCGAGCGCACCGCCACTGGTGGGTCCGACCGCCCGGCAGCACTGAACTCCGAGGACGGTGCGATGGCACCGATGTCGGTGCCGGGCGCCAGCTCGACTGACGGCACCGCCGTGATCAACGTGAACGTCGGGGGCCTGCGTACCGGCACTGCCTCGAACGCCGTCAGCGGCCTCGAAGGTGTGACGTTGCGGCTCCACACCGGCAACAGCAACGGTCCGAGCAACCCGGTGAACGAGGACTGGGCCGAGTGCGCCTCCGACAGCGAGGGCGACTGCTCCTTCACGGTGCCGGAGACGCAGCCTGAGGTCGGCCATCAGGGCGAGTGCATCCGCGGGTGGCTCATCTGTTGGGAGTACGAGTGGATCGTCACCCAGCCCGAGGGCGACAACTACGACACCCGCTTCTGGGTACTCCAGGAGTCCGCGTCCGACGGCTGGTACGCCAACGATGAGCTCGTGGTCGGCCAGAACAGCCACAGCTCGAGTAGCTACCAGTTCCGCACCGGCAGCCAGCTGCGCGCTGGCCAGACCTACGAGTCCGGCAGCGACTTCATGGCCTCGGGCGGCCAGCAGACCTCCAGCGGCATCTGGCAGAACTCCATCGCCAACCCGCAGCTCCCGCAGACCTGTCAGGACGGTCTGAACGTCGCCCTGGTGCTGGACCTGTCCGGTTCGATGGACAGCTACCTCGGAAACCTGAAGAACTCCGCGAACGGCTTCGTCAACGCGTTGGCCGGGACCAACTCCTCGGTCGCCCTGTTCACCTTCGCCGAGAGCGCTCCGCGTTCCAGTGGAACCAACGGCCAGAACTACCCGTTGATGGCGATCGACGCTGGGAACAACCAGCAGACGATCAGCAACCGCATCAATGCCTACAGCAGTGGCGGCGGTACCAACTGGGACTCCGGTCTCTACCAGGTGGCCCAGTCGAGCACCCACTTCGACCTGACTGTGGTGATCACTGACGGCAACGCCACCTACTACCGGAACGGCAGCAGCACCGGTGGCAACGGCAGTACTACCAACTTCCGGGAGACTGAGTACGCCACCTTCTCCGCGAACGCGATCAAGGCGGACGGTACTCGGGTGCTCGCCGTCGGTGTGGGCGACGGGATCAGCGGCAGTGCAGCGAACCTGTCCGCCATCTCCGGGCCGACCCCCTACTCCTCGGGTACCCCAGCGAACAGCGCCGACTACTTCCAGTCCAGCTGGCAACAGCTCGCCTCGGTGCTCAGCGATATCGCCAAGGGCGCCACCTGCCAGGCGACCATCGACGTCACCAAGTTCACTCAGACCTACGGCTCCACCACCTGGGAAGAGACCCCGGGGTGGGCGTTCGATGCCGAGCAGCAGACCGGCACCAGCACCTTCGCCAGCATCGGTGACGGCACCACCGGCACCGAGGGCTCGGTCGAGTTCACCGTTCAGTTCGACACGATGAACGCCACCACCACGGTCCGCCTCACCGAGGTACCCAACGCCGCGCAGCAGGACCTCGGCTGGGAGCTGGTCGCCGACCGGGCGACGTGCACGGTGAACGGCGCGGGAGTCGATGTCGAGGTCAATGCCTCCGGGCTCTCCCTGACGATCGCCGAGATCGGCGTCAACGACCACGTCAGCTGCGACTTCTACAACCGGCAGGTGCTCACCCCGGACATCGAGGTGGTCAAGCACGGCTGGGACGCTCAGGCCAACGAGCTCACCTCAGGCAGCTCCGTGGTCAGCGGAACCGTCATCACCTGGACCTACGAGGTGACGAACACCGGCGAGACCACGCTGCACGACATCGCCGTGGTCGATGACCAGGTCGGCACCGCCAGCTGTCCAGCAACCACGCTGCCGCCCGGGGAGTCGATGACCTGCACCGCCAGCGGCCCGGTCACCGCACTTCCCTGA
- a CDS encoding L-rhamnose mutarotase encodes MEQIALHTVLKEGKEAEYDRVHARIPDELDPALRAAGVHSWRIWRHGLDLFHLLEVEDYQAMRAALRDHPANVTWQARMAELLAVEDDYSGVDAGLHQVWQLPAKPPTS; translated from the coding sequence ATGGAGCAGATCGCCCTGCACACTGTGCTCAAAGAGGGCAAGGAGGCCGAGTACGACCGGGTGCACGCACGGATCCCGGACGAGCTGGATCCGGCGCTGCGCGCGGCCGGGGTGCACAGCTGGCGGATCTGGCGGCACGGCCTGGACCTGTTCCACCTGCTGGAGGTCGAGGACTACCAGGCGATGCGGGCGGCGCTGCGGGACCACCCCGCGAACGTGACCTGGCAGGCCCGGATGGCCGAGCTGCTCGCCGTCGAGGACGACTACAGCGGCGTCGACGCCGGGCTGCACCAGGTGTGGCAGCTGCCCGCCAAGCCGCCCACGTCCTGA
- a CDS encoding alternate-type signal peptide domain-containing protein, protein MQKKTTGVIAGIAGAALLMGGTTFALWSDSDTVDGAQISSGNLDVAVIGDAGSQWSWKDISADRTDKSHEIDLADFRIIPGDVIEGTVALDVALEGENMVAALGAELGAASGELTNLDIDVAVTDSTGAPVTLNSGGTMVLASMDNGNPDSQTITTVGTALDDAADVTVTVTVTFPASTGGQDHVTESIALDGATITLDQVRSGVDGYIG, encoded by the coding sequence ATGCAGAAGAAGACCACCGGCGTTATCGCCGGCATCGCCGGAGCAGCCCTGCTGATGGGCGGCACCACCTTCGCGCTCTGGAGCGACAGTGACACCGTCGATGGTGCCCAGATCAGCTCCGGAAACCTGGACGTCGCCGTGATCGGCGACGCGGGCTCGCAGTGGAGCTGGAAGGACATCTCCGCCGACCGCACCGACAAGTCGCACGAGATCGACCTGGCCGACTTCCGGATCATCCCGGGTGACGTCATCGAGGGCACAGTTGCTCTGGACGTCGCCCTCGAGGGGGAGAACATGGTCGCGGCCCTGGGTGCCGAGCTCGGCGCAGCCAGCGGCGAGCTCACCAACCTGGACATCGACGTCGCCGTGACCGACAGCACCGGTGCTCCGGTGACGCTCAACTCCGGCGGCACGATGGTCCTTGCCTCGATGGACAACGGCAACCCGGACTCGCAGACGATCACCACCGTCGGCACCGCCCTCGATGACGCTGCAGACGTCACGGTCACCGTCACGGTGACCTTCCCGGCGAGCACCGGCGGCCAGGACCACGTGACCGAGTCCATCGCCCTCGACGGCGCCACGATCACCCTCGACCAGGTGCGCAGCGGCGTCGACGGCTACATCGGCTGA
- a CDS encoding signal peptidase I: MATTAVEPESRTADTGAPRRTVSFWRSALTGAFSVLVLAILALALALAVVPRVMGGEALTVLTGSMEPTYAPGDVVVSVPRDDYGVGDVVTFQPVSNDPTLITHRIVAVQLGGPDGTTYITRGDANGASDDPIEAEQIMGEVVYDVPYVGHLALAAGEHRNALIAIAGAALIGYGVYSVGSDRIGKRRRKSAEATS; this comes from the coding sequence ATGGCCACCACCGCCGTCGAACCGGAGAGCCGCACGGCTGACACCGGTGCGCCGCGCCGCACGGTGAGCTTCTGGCGCTCGGCGCTCACCGGAGCGTTCAGTGTGCTCGTCCTGGCGATCCTCGCCCTGGCGCTCGCACTGGCCGTGGTGCCACGGGTGATGGGAGGTGAGGCACTCACCGTCCTCACCGGGTCGATGGAACCTACCTACGCCCCCGGCGATGTCGTCGTCTCCGTTCCGCGGGACGACTACGGCGTCGGGGACGTGGTCACCTTCCAACCGGTCTCGAACGACCCGACCCTGATCACCCACCGGATCGTCGCCGTCCAGCTCGGCGGCCCCGACGGAACGACGTACATCACCCGCGGGGACGCCAACGGCGCCAGCGACGACCCGATCGAGGCCGAGCAGATCATGGGCGAAGTCGTCTACGACGTGCCCTACGTCGGTCACCTGGCCCTCGCGGCCGGGGAGCACCGGAACGCACTCATCGCGATCGCCGGCGCAGCCCTGATCGGCTACGGGGTCTACTCCGTGGGCTCAGACCGGATCGGCAAACGCCGCCGCAAGAGTGCGGAGGCCACGTCGTGA